The Candidatus Methylacidiphilales bacterium region GGATGCGGAGGATCATGAGGAGCGCGGCGAAGGCGAGGATGGCCTGGCCGAGCATGTTGAGGCGGTTCCAAGCGGGACCGTGGGGCATCTTGTGGCGGTGTTGGTCGCCCAGGGTTTCGGCGAGGGCCCCGCAGGAACAGATCCACCCACAATACGCACCCTTGCCCCAGCGCCAGACGAGGAGCGGAATGAGGACGAAGGTTTGGAGGAAGCCCACGATGAGCCAGCCGGTGAGGGGTTGTTGTGTGAACCAGTTGTAGACGAAGAGGGGCCAGGCGAGCACCAGTCCGTAGGCTCGCCAGTATTCGCGGCCATGGCCGTAGGAAACGGCCGGGAAAAACTCGTCGGCGACGGCGCGGGCCCACCCGTGGTCGAAGAGTCCCTGGTGGCCGAGGAAGGGCAGGATGATTTCCGGGAGAAGGAAGAGGGGCAGGCACTGCATGGCGGTGAGGGAAAGGGTCTGGGCGGTGACGTAGGGGGTCTTGCGACGGCGGATGCGCCGGATGCCGAAAGTGATGATGATGAGGGAATAGGCAAGGGTGTAGTAGAAAGAAGGACCGGAGGCGGAGATCTTGAGCGTGCCGAGGAGGGTGGAGGGATCGGCGGCGGAGGGCAGAAGGGACTGGATCCAGGCCCAAAGCATGGCGGGATTCCAATTGAGCCAGGGGGGCAGCTTGCCAATGAAGGGGATTTCCTTTCCGCCTTTCCAGTGATAGAGCCAGGTGCAGAAGAGGAGGAAGGCGCCCATGGCGGCGAAATCCAATGGTTTCCACTCTCCGCGGATGGGGATGCCGGAGCGGCGGAAGAATTCCAAGGGGGCCTCGCGTCCGATCATGGCGAAGACGTGGTCGTTGGGGATGGTTTCGGTGGATCCGTCGGGGTGGCGGAGGCTGGCGTTTTCCGGGCCGACGGCGGCGATTTCGGTACCGAGGGCGAGGCGGAGGGACCCCGGGGCGGCATCGCCGCGCATGGAGGACGAGGCGGCAGTGGTGATGCGTTCGGAGGTGGGACGTTCGACGGCGGCCTCGGCCATGGGATCGCGGGAGAGGCGCTGGATCTGGGCGAGGTTGTCCGGTTTGGGGCGGGAGAATTCCTTCTTGCGGTAAGACAGGGTGGTGTGGGCACCGCAGGCGGTGAGGGCGATGGCGGCTTCGAGGGCGGAGTCGCCCCCGCCGACGACGAGCACTTGTTTTCCGGCGTAGTCGCGGGGGTCGTGGAGGCGGTTGGTGACCTTGGCGAGGTCTTCACCCGGGCAGCCGAGTTTGCGGAAGTTGCCGCTTCGTCCGATGGCGACGATGGCGCGGCGGGCGGAGATGGTTTTGCCTCCGGCGAGGTGAAGTTCGATGGATTGGGGGCGGGCGGAGAGGCATTCGACGCGTTCGGTGTGCGGGGTGATGCCGGCCTGAAGGCGTTGGGCTTCCATTTCGGCGAGGAGGGATTCTTTGTCGGCGGCGGTGATTTGGAAGGAGCCGGCCGGGGTCATGCCGGTGGGGTAGGTGTAGATGGGTTTGCCCTTGGGGAAATTGGCGATGGTGAAGAAGGGACCGGAGGGTTCGAAGAGCACGAAGTCGAGTCCGCGCGCGCGGGCCTCGATGGCGGCGGCGATGCCGGCCACCCCACCGCCGATGATGGCCAGATCATGGGTGGCGGGTTCCTTCGAGGCTCCAGAGGTGGCGAGTTCGGTGGCAACGGCCTGGGCGGCTTTGGCCCCGCCGTCGATGGCGAATTTGAGGAGGGGGATGCCGGTGAGATCGCCGACGATGCGGACACCGGGGACGGCACAGGTACCGTCCTCGTGGACGAGGGGGAGTTTTTCCACAACGCCGGCGGGCCAGCGGGTGTGCAACCAGTGCGTGTAGCGTGTGAGGAAGGCGGTCAGCATGGATGTTTGAGATTACACGGTGCGGGTTATTCCCGATAAATTGACCCGAGTGCCCCGGGACGCGAGCCTGAAATTCGGGTTGCGCCTGGCGGACGGGCAACCCATCCGGCAAGGGTGAACGAGGGTGGGACAGCGGCGCGGGGGCAAAAAAACGGCCATCCGTTTCCGGATGGCCGTGGTAAGGTCGCGGTAGTGGCGCGGGGGCTCAGCCTTTTTTCAGGAGGGGGAGTCCGGTGCGCTCGTTCTCCGAAACGATATAACCGGCGGGGAGAGCGTCGAGGGCGCCTTCTTTGACTTCGCCGGCGAAGTAGTAAAGGGTGACGGTTTTGCCGCCCTTGAGGGGTTGGACGCGGCTGTGCAGGTGGTAGGTCTTGCCGCTTTTTTTGCTGATGACGCTGAAGGCCATGGGGAATCTCCGGGTTGGGGGTGGGGTGAATGGATTGGGATGAAGCAGGCGGCCCGGATACTCAGATCAGGCCGGCGGCTTTGAGGGTGGAATAGGCCCCGTTTTTGTCGAGGGTCTTGAGTCCGCGGGCAGAGAGCTTGACGCGGACGAACTTCTTGAGTTCGGGAACCCAGATGCGTTTTTCCTGGAGGTTGGGCAGGAAGGTGCGGGGGGTGTTGGACGTGACGTGGGTACCGATCCCTCCTTTTTTCTTGGCTTTACCGCTGCGGTTGATGCGGTGGCCTTGGGAGGGTTTGGCTTGGGTGATGGCGCAGGAACGGGACATGGCGGGAC contains the following coding sequences:
- the rpmB gene encoding 50S ribosomal protein L28; the encoded protein is MSRSCAITQAKPSQGHRINRSGKAKKKGGIGTHVTSNTPRTFLPNLQEKRIWVPELKKFVRVKLSARGLKTLDKNGAYSTLKAAGLI
- a CDS encoding NAD(P)-binding domain-containing protein, giving the protein MLTAFLTRYTHWLHTRWPAGVVEKLPLVHEDGTCAVPGVRIVGDLTGIPLLKFAIDGGAKAAQAVATELATSGASKEPATHDLAIIGGGVAGIAAAIEARARGLDFVLFEPSGPFFTIANFPKGKPIYTYPTGMTPAGSFQITAADKESLLAEMEAQRLQAGITPHTERVECLSARPQSIELHLAGGKTISARRAIVAIGRSGNFRKLGCPGEDLAKVTNRLHDPRDYAGKQVLVVGGGDSALEAAIALTACGAHTTLSYRKKEFSRPKPDNLAQIQRLSRDPMAEAAVERPTSERITTAASSSMRGDAAPGSLRLALGTEIAAVGPENASLRHPDGSTETIPNDHVFAMIGREAPLEFFRRSGIPIRGEWKPLDFAAMGAFLLFCTWLYHWKGGKEIPFIGKLPPWLNWNPAMLWAWIQSLLPSAADPSTLLGTLKISASGPSFYYTLAYSLIIITFGIRRIRRRKTPYVTAQTLSLTAMQCLPLFLLPEIILPFLGHQGLFDHGWARAVADEFFPAVSYGHGREYWRAYGLVLAWPLFVYNWFTQQPLTGWLIVGFLQTFVLIPLLVWRWGKGAYCGWICSCGALAETLGDQHRHKMPHGPAWNRLNMLGQAILAFAALLMILRILGWAGVSWAAYAFEQGFHHLPVINYAWFVDLLLAGILGYGFYFWYSGRAWCRFACPLAALMHIYARFSRFRIFAEKSKCISCNVCTSVCHQGIDIMNFANKGLPMQDPECVRCSACVQQCPTGVLAFGHLDSEKQPILDRLAASPVRMREASH